CACCGAGGTTACGGTGCATAGGTAATATGTACTCTTCTGGCTTCATCGCAGCAGTAACTCCTACGGAGATTGCTTCTTGGCCTATTCCAGAAAACCATTTTGACACCTTTCCTTGTCTTAGTAAAATAAGCATGCGCTCCTCTATTAATCGAGGTTTAAGCATTGCTCTGTATAGTCTAAGTAAGGTATCGTTATCTAAAGATGCTCTATTGTAAATAAAGGTTATGCTAGATTTTGTTGTAGTCGCCATTAGGTTGTTATCTATTACCTCAAATGTAGCGAATTATAAGAACGAAAACGATATCGCGATTTATTTTGATTTCATTCTAATTTATCATTACCTCTCTAGCATAAAATAACCCATTATGGCATAAGTACCGTAATGGGCTATTAGTATATATTCAAAAAATTCTCCTATTCAGGTGCTACGTAATCTTTATGAGTAAGCACCCATAATTCAACTTGCTCATCCTCTCGCCAGTGTTGGTCACGTTTTGTCTCTTCAGAGGCTTTTCTAACTTTCTTTTTTAAGCATTTTTCTAATTGGAATCTTCCACCTTTTTCAAGCTCTTGCTCTATAGGGTGCGTATCAATTAGATGTGTGATTTTGGCAAGGTTAGAAAATATGAGTACTAATTTTCCGTCTGGCAATAATGCATCTTTTGCCTTGGTAAAAAATGTTGGGAAAAGATCTTCATTATAATACATTGCCTCATCTATATTCTCAAGCTTTTGAGAAGAAGGCAACCACGGCGGATTAAAAACAATAAGCTCTGTAGGCTTATTAAATTTACCAAAATACGGCGCATAATCCAGCTCAATCTTACGCGAGAGCTTTGTGTCTCCCATAGATTCCTTTAATCCTATAATTGCATTAGGATTTGTATCTGTCCCAAATACTTTTTGAAAACCAGACTGTACCATCTGCAATGATAATACACCACTACCTATACCTACATCAATAGCCGTTTTCTTAGATCCTTCATAACGCTTTAACCAGTTGTCAAAAAGCTTAAGATGATCAAAACGAGTTGGAAAATACGTTCCATAATAAGGGTGAACTTTATTACGTAACACAGGAATTACAATTCCATTTTTATACCACTGCCATGCACTATTAAGTCCTTGAACTTGAGGAAACGTAAGTAAAAAGTCTTCTGTTTCTGGGTATAGCTTTTCAAACCAGCCTATGGAAGGTGCTTTTTTTACAGCAAGCGCATGATTTACCACTTCTATCACAATAAAGTTTGACATTCTATGGTACGCTTCACGGTGCGCACGCTGCTCTTCAAAAGAATCATTAGGCATTGTTCTGTCTAAATGAACTTTGAGCGCCTTAAGTAGCGTCAACCCATCACTATAAAATGCTGAGATTAAAACCTCCTTTCCTTGCTCTAGTAATCTAATGGTGCGTTTTACATCTGTATCACGCTCAAAAGTACCTCTTCTTTTTTCTGAAGTAATAGGGGTCGGTCTATGTAATGGTATGTCTGTACTCATGCTGTTATGTCGTTTAGTAGTGGGATTGTATCTCTATAATTATAAGTTGTAAAGAACATCCCATAATCAATTATTGCAGTGCGCGAAGATATAAACTGCTTCTTAAAGGTACGCTATTAAAACCCATCGATATAAGGCGATATAAAAGTTATTGAAATATTTAAGGTTGACTATAATAATGTTTCCGCTTTCGCGAAAATGTGAGAAAAAGCAGCTCAATTTTTTATAATAAAACACATAGTTGACAATCTCAAACTGTACGCTATTTCCATACTTTTGTAAGATGGTTATAATTATAGGAGCTGGATTATCAGGATTACTTACAGCATATCGATTACAAGAACAAGGGATTCCCTATACCATTCTCGAGGCGAGATCTCGCGTAGGAGGAAGAATACACACACTTTACAATGAGAAGCAAGCTCCCGTAGAAATGGGCGCAACATGGTTCGGAGATTATCATACGGAGGTTGTTCGACTTTTGGAGGAGTTAGACATTCCTAGATTTACACAGCACATGGATGCTACTGTTTTTTATGAACCTGTGGGCAGCAATGGAGCACAGCAAGTAAAAATCCCACCACAAGCAGCTAGTTATAGAGTAGCGGGCGGAACATCTGCATTAATCAATGCGATTTACAACAAGCTAGATAGCGCAAATGTTTTACTAAATCAATCTGTAAAATCCATTCGCTACATAAATAATAAAGTGCAAGTTTTAAGTAAAGACACCTTTGAAGGAGATGTAGTCGTTCTTGCGTTACCTCCAAAACTTTGGGGTTCTCATATTAATTTTGAGCCGCAATTATCAGATAATTTAAAACAACTTTCATTACAAACGCACACCTGGATGGAAGACTCCATAAAAGTGGCGATTACCTATCCTACCCCTTTCTGGAAAGAAGCGCAAAAGCCTAGTACACTCTTTAGCAACATAGGACCCGTGACTGAATTTTACAACCATGAAAATGTTGAAAAATCAAAATTTGCGCTTTGCGGCTTTGTAAATGCTTCATATAGCAAACTGAGTAATGAAGAACGTCAAAAGCTAGTTGTAAATCAGCTGGTGAGTGTTTTTGGCGCAAGTGCGCAAGACTATATAGCATATCACGAATGCGTCTGGAGCAATGAGCCACAAACTCATGTAGTATCTGAGAGTCCATTATTTCCTCATCAAAACAACGGCAACCCACTATTTCGTGAGTCTCTATGGAATAACAGTTTATTTATCTCAAGTTCAGAAAGTGCAAAAGAGTTTCCAGGATATATGGATGGTGCAATTTCATCGGCAAATGAAACTGCTGCCAAGATTATAAAACGATTAGACTTATAATAAGTTGCTTAAATGTTTTAAATTATTTTAATCAAAAATAACGGGCAAAAAAAAATGCGACTTCCCAAAGGAAGTCGCATTTTTTTTAGTTGGTCGAATTTTATTAATGTACAGCTACTTTATTTAAAGCGTCTGCAATAATTGTATCGCCTTTTATAATTTCAAAAGTAGATTTATTTGCTACATCGTCATTTAATGTGCGCACTAATGTTTGTGCAACATCATTTCGGCTTATCTCACCTCTTTTATTGAGCTTTTCGGCAAGCTCTATTTTATTTGTTAGTTCGTTATCTGTAAGACTTCCAGGTCTTACAATAGCATAATTTAATCCGCTGTCTTTTAGATATTCATCAGCATTATGCTTCGCTTTCAAGTAATCCTGTAACTCTTCTGCCTCAGAAGGATTATCTGCACCCATGGAGCTTAACATCACAAACTTCTTAATGTTATGCTGTTTTGATGCGTCAATCATTTTCTTTGCACCTTCTTGATCAACCTCTACAACTTTCTTTCCTCCAGATCCTGCTGCAAAAAGTACTTTATCGTATGATTGATTAAAAACCGGACTTACATCCTCTTCTAGATCTCCCATAACCGTCTCTACTCCTTGTGATTCGAAAAAGCTTTTTTGCTCTTCTTTTCTCACCATTGCGATTGGATTGAAATATTGAGATTCTTTTAATAAGTTAACTATTTTTTTTCCTGTGGTACCATGTGCACCTGCTACTAATATCTTTTCCATGACCTCAAGATACAGGCTTATCGCGTGTTTTAAAAAAAACGACTCTCAGTTTAACTATGATTTAATAGAAATGAGTAAATATTTAAGTTATTCATTAAAGTTATTAACACTATGAGGAAACTTTTAAGAGTGCGCTTTCGCGAAAGCGTAACCCTAAAATATCACGTCTTGACACCTCTTAACTGCTTATAAAACCTATAGAAAATTCTTATCTTCGTAACACAACCCTAAAGAAGGAAAAGATGAATAATATACCAAGTGTAGATCTCGCAGATTTTTTAAGTGATGATCCTAACCGTAAAGCAAAATTTGTTCAAGAAATAGGTTCTGCATACGAAGACATAGGATTTGTATCATTAAAGAATCACTTTCTAGATGACCAGCTTGTAGATGGATTATATAAGAATGTGAAGGGCTTTTTTGCACTTCCTGAGGATACTAAGAAAAAGTACGAAATAGAAGGTGGTGGTGGCCAGCGTGGTTACATTTCTTTTGGAAAAGAACATGCAAAAGGAAAGAAAGAAGGAGATTTAAAAGAATTCTGGCATTTTGGTCAAGAAGCAGACGAAGACGCAAACCTTGCCGAAGCGTATCCAGAGAATATTGATGTAGCGGAGTTACCAGAGTTCAATGAAAAAGGTATGGAAGCATACCGCATGCTAGAAAAAACAGGTATTTATGTACTTAGAGCGCTAGCACTATATATAGGTCTTGATGAATTCTATTTTGATCACTGGGCAAATAATGGGAACAGCATCTTGCGCCCTATTCATTACCCACCTATTAGTGAAGAGCCTAAGGGAGCGGTACGTGCCGGAGCACACGGAGACATCAACCTGATTACATTATTAATGGGAGCATCTGCTGGAGGTCTTCAAGTGTTACGTAAAGATGGAGAATGGATAGACGCTATACCTAACGAAGATGAGCTAGTAATAAATGTAGGTGACATGCTAGAGCGCCATACTAATAATAAGTTACGTTCTACCATACATCGTGTGATTAATCCGCCTAAAGAAGAATGGGGAACGGCTCGTTACAGCATTCCTTTCTTTATGCACCCACGATCAGATATGAAACTTAACTGTCTTGATGAGTGTATAAGTGAAGAGCACCCTAAAGCGTTTGAGGATATTACTGCAGGAGAATTTTTACACCAACGCCTTGTAGAAATAGGATTGATTAAAGAATAAATATGGACTTAGGCGACCAATTAAAGAATCTTTTTCCTGATCACACTCCGGAAAAAGATCCTATAGAAAATCTTGATATAGAAGATACACTCTGGATTCAAAATGACCCACTCATCTGTAAATATGAGAAACGTAAAGGCAAACCCATTACAATAATTGAAGGTTATACTGGAGAAACATCAGACTTTAAAATCCTAGCTAAAGAGATTAAGGTCTTACTTGGTGTAGGAGGAAGTTTTAAAAATGAAAGTATTATCATTCAAGGCGATTACAGAGATCGCATCATGAGTTTTTTAAAAGAAAAAGGCTTCAAAACTAAACGTGTAGGCGGCTAGTATATCTATTATTAAAACTGTTGCCATTTTAAAATATCCCTCCGTATTATGAAGAAAACGTTACACGTTACTAATGGTGACAGTCTTAATGACCGCCTATTAACTATGAAAATAGATGGTGATTATGCAGTATGGAGAGAGATGCTTTGTGAGGGAAAAACAATAGTAGACCTTGCGAGTAGTGCTTTTAGAAAAACACGTGTTTCCTTTTTTAAAAACAAATACCCCGAGCAAGCGGGAGATTATGATGAGAAATTTGGTAGTCAGCTAGCAATTATTGCAGATGCTCATCATTACGAAGAAATTATATTGTGGTTTGAATATGATCTTTTTTGCCATATTAATATGCTCGCCTGTATAAGTTTTATAAAATCTCTCGGATATAAAGGAAGTGTTTATCTAGTATGCAGTGGCAGGGTCTCTGGAGAAAAGGATTTATTTGCGCTCTCTCAATTATCTGACAAGCAATTACTGATTCACTATAAAGACAAAGTACTACTCAATAATCATGACCTTTTTATTGCAGATGACTTATGGAGACTTTATTGTGGTAAAGACCCACTTAAGCTGGATCCAAAAAGAGCCAAAGATTCTAATTTTACTTATTTATCTAATTGCATAAGCGCTCATAAAGAACGTTTTCCTAGTGTAATCACCGGTCTCAATACGCTCGAAACAAATATGCTTAGACTCATAAGAAAGTATAATATTAAAACACCACATCAATTATGTGGCTATATGCTCAATTATCAAGGGTACTATGGCTACGGTGATATACAAATCAAAAAAATGATCACTCGCATGTCTCCATTTTTTACGGACACAGAAGGTCGTCTTACCCTCACAGAGAAAGCAAATAACATTCTAGACAATTCATACAATGTTTTTAAAGAAATGAAGTACCCCTGCACATTAGGAGGTGCATCAAAGTATGAATATGTTTACAACAACGATAACCATCAACTTACAAAAGCTCAATAAATGACAATAGCACCATCAGAACTTATACTTAATCCAGACGGTAGTATTTACCACCTAAATTTAAGACCAGAACACCTTGCATCTACAATAATAACTGTAGGAGATCCTGACCGTGTAGATACGGTTACAAAATATTTTGACAGTGTACGTTTTACAACGCAAAAACGCGAATTCAAAACAAGCACCGGAACTTATAAAGGAAAAGAAATCACAGTTATTTCAACTGGGATAGGTACAGATAACATCGACATTGTACTCAATGAACTTGATGCGCTAGTTAATATAAATCTAGAAACAAGAGAAATAAATGAAGAGCACACTAGTTTAGATATTGTACGTATAGGTACAAGTGGCTCTATCCAAGCAGATATTCCTGTAAACTCTTTCTTAATGAGCCGCTATGCGATAGGACTAGACGCCCTACTCCACTTTTATGATAGTAAACATGTACAGCATCCAGCAATCCAAAAAGCTTTTATAGAACACATGTCATGGGCACCAGAAAAAAGTGATCCTTATGCAGTGGCTTGCGATGAGCAACTTGCAGATAAATTTGCTTCAGATAAAATAGTCGATGGATTTACTGCTACAAATATTGGATTTTATGGGCCGCAAGGAAGAGTGTTAAGACTTAAAACGACTGACGCTACCATGAATGACAAATTAGGAACTTTTTGCTTTCGCGAAAACGTGACTAGCAAAGAACTTAAGGTTACGAATTTAGAGATGGAAACTTCTGGAATATATGGCCTCGCAAAATTACTAGGACACCGTGCCGTTTCTCTTAATTGTATTATTGCTAATAGAGCAAATATGACTTTTAGCGAGCAACCTACAGAGCAAACCGAAGCTCTTATCCAGTATACACTTGACGCGCTTACTAAAAATTAATACGCTTTAAGTCAATTTCATTTACATTAAGAGGAGCATTTATTGCTCCTCTTTTAACATAGACTTAATCCTTTCAGGGTGGTGCTTTTGTACATTTGAGTAAATACCCTGAGATGATTAAACTTACCGACGAAAATTTTAGACATAGAGATTTAAACTGGCTTAGTTTTAACGAGCGAGTACTTCAAGAAGCTGAGGATGTTGAGAATAATCCACTGTATGAGCGTCTTAAGTTTCTAGCGATATACTCTACTAATCTCGATGAGTTTTTCCGAGTACGCGTGTCACAGTTGCGCCAACTCAAAAGAGTTAAAAAAGAAATTAGAAAGCAATTATCCCTCAAACCAAATAAGATTGTAAAAGAGATAAAAGCTACGGTACATGAGCAGCAGCAACGTTTTGGTCACACTTTTAGAAAAGTGATCATCCCAGAACTTGAAAAGCATCATATTCACATCCTTACCTCAAAAACCTACACAGATAAGCATAAAATTCTTGCAGATGGCTGGTACACTTCTACCATAAGAGAACATCTTGATGTAAAAAAGGTTGACCTTGGGGATAAGAATGATATTTTTCTAGAAGATCAGTCACTATACTTTTACGTACTTTTTAAGGACACCTCAAAAGTGGGATTTGTCACTATCCCTACCCATAAAGTAGATCGTTTTGTACACCTAGTTAAAGATAATGACGAGCACTATCTTACTTTTATTGATGACATTATTCATTATAAAATGGATACTATTTTTCCTGATGAGCAAATACGTGGCATTTTTGAAGTAAAGATTTCTAGAGATGCAGAGCTATACCTAGATGATGAGCTTGACGGTATACTCGCAGATCGTATTTATGAATCCTTAAAACGACGCCACAAAGGGCAGCCTACAAGACTGCTTTATGATGCTTCTATGGATAAAGATGATGCAAAAAAATTAAGAAAGCTCTTGCGTGTAGGTAAAGTAGACATGATGCCAGGCGGTCGCTATCACAACTTCAATGACTTTTTTCAGTTTCCAGACCCTACAGAAAATCCTGAGCTACATTTTGAAAAACAACCATTAATAAAACATAATGCGCTCGAGAGAGCCACAGATTACTTTAAAGTATTAAAAGAACGTGATCATCTCGTACATTTTCCTTTTATGTCTTTTCATTATGTGGAGCGTTTTATAGAGCAAGCCTCAGAAGATAAAGATGTCACAGAAATAAAGATATCCTTGTATCGCGTTGCAAGTGAATCTCCGCTTACTTCGGCGCTTCTTAAGGCCTTAGATAACGGTAAAAAGGTGTTTATATTCATCGAAGCAAAAGCTCGCTTTGACGAAGAGAATAACATTACTTGGGGACGCACTTTTGAAGAGAAAGGAGCCACTGTTATTTATAGCTATCCGCGTATCAAAGTACATTCAAAAATATTACTTGTAAAGCGCAAAGAGGAAGGTAAAAACCGCCGATACATTTATATAGGTACTGGTAACTTTAATGCTAAGACCTCAAAAATCTATGCAGATCATGGTTTCTTTTCGGGAGATAAGAAATTGGGTAAAGAACTTAACCGTGTGTTTAAAGTACTAGAGGGAGACCTCATTGTACCTCGCAACAAACATTTACTCGTTTCTCCATTTACCACGAGACGCACTTTTGAAAAACTCATTAATGATGAAATCGATTTTGCTCAATCTGGTAAACACGCAGAGATCAAAATAAAAATGAATAGCTTTGAGGATAAGGATATGATTAAACTCCTCTATAAAGCGAGTCAAGCTGGAGTAAAAATCACAATGCTTGTGCGCGGCTTTACCGCTCTTATCCCTGGAGTAAAAGGACTGAGCGAGAATATCTATATGACTTCCATTTTAGATAGATACCTCGAGCATGGACGTATTTACTGGTTTAATCATGATGGCGATGAGCAGTTATTTATGGGAAGTGCAGACTGGATGACTAGAAATCTAGATAGACGTATTGAGGTACTTGTTCCTATCACAGACACAGATTGCCGTAAGGAGTTAAAAGAGATTTTTGACATTCAGCTATCAGATAATGTCAAGGCTCGTATTCAAAATAAAGAAGAGAATAACGCTTTCGCGAAAGCAGAAAAAGAAACACCAAAAATTAGATCACAATATGCTATTTTTGACTATCTAAAAGCGAAGCACAATTAAGCATATGACTACAGTACGAATAGGTGGAGTACCAGAACATTTTAACCTTCCTTGGCATCTAGCAATAGAGGATGAAATGTTTATTGAGCAAGGAGTACATGTACAGTGGATAGATTTCCCAGAAGGTACAGGTGCTATGAATAAAGCTTTACGTGATAACGAGATTGACCTTGCGGTTATATTAACTGGTGGAATCATTAAGGACATCGCAAATGGTAATCCGTCAAAAATTTTACAAATATTTGTTTCTTCTCCATTACAATGGGGCGTTCATGTTGCTGGCAGCAGTACATTACAGTCTATAGAAGAACTTGAGGATAAGGTATGTGCAATAAGCCGCTATGGCTCTGGATCACACGTAATGGCTCATGTACAAGCAGAACAAAGAGGATGGAATACAGATGAACTTAAGTTTAAAGTAATAAACACCTTAGATGGAGCTATTACAGCACTTACAGAAGGTACTGCAGATTATTTTATGTGGGAACACTTTACTACAAAACCTATTGTAGATAAAGGAGTCTTTAAGAGATTGGGTGATTTTCCTACGCCTTGGAGTTGCTTTGTGATTGCGGGTAGAGAAGATTTTATTGCTGAGCATTATGATGCTATTAACGTCGTACTAGAAACCATCAATACAGTTTCGGCAGATTTTAAAAATATCCCTTCTATAGATCGTACGCTGGCTAATAGATATGAGCAACAGCTAGAAGATATTCAAAAATGGCTCACGATGACCACTTGGTCTCAAGAGCAGATCACAAACAAAGAAATTGAGCGCATACAATCACGACTATCAGATTTAAAAATGATTGATAACAAGCTTGAAGCGAGTCTCTTTAAAGCAACACTATAATATTTACTACATACTCACGCAACCTTTCCCATAGATAAGCATCTATAGGGTACAAACTACATATTTTTTCTAATGACCATTTTTTTTAGTGTGATAGCAATCCTTATTGCTATCAATTTCCTCCTATTGCAATTTTCATGTAATGAAGTTACAGATCCTGAAGCAGAGGAAGAAGAAGAATAAAAATTCAACCTTTAAAGCAAAACGACGCCGAAAGCAAATTAAAATTTTCGGCGTCGTTTTTTTATGTCTTAATCTACCATTTAATAGGAGCTTGTCCTTTACTCAGTAAGATATCATTAACTGCACTAAAATGTTTGTTCCCAAACCAATATCCGCGATTTGCGCTTAGTGGTGAAGGATGCCCAGATAATAGTATAAAATGTTTTGAAGCATCTATTTTCTTTCCTTTCTTTTTGGCAAATCCTCCCCAAAGTAGGAAAATAATGTTTTCACGCTTTCGCGAAAGCGTATCTATCACCACATCTGTAAACTGCTCCCAGCCTTGTTTTTGATGTGACCCAGCCTCACCTGCTCGTACCGTAAGCGTTGCATTAAGAAGTAAAACGCCTTGTGCTGCCCATCTATCAAGATTGCCAGATATAGGTGTTTCAATCCCCATGTCTGCCGCTATTTCTTTAAAAATATTTTTAAGTGACGGTGGATGGTTAATTCCTTCTTGTACAGAAAAACATAATCCGTTAGCCTGCCCTGCTCCATGATACGGGTCTTGACCTATAATCACTACCTTAACCTTATCAAAGGG
The genomic region above belongs to Dokdonia sp. Dokd-P16 and contains:
- the ung gene encoding uracil-DNA glycosylase, translated to MHVKIEASWKQELREEFDKPYFKSLTDFVAQEYHTQTCYPPGEEIFSAFDHCPFDKVKVVIIGQDPYHGAGQANGLCFSVQEGINHPPSLKNIFKEIAADMGIETPISGNLDRWAAQGVLLLNATLTVRAGEAGSHQKQGWEQFTDVVIDTLSRKRENIIFLLWGGFAKKKGKKIDASKHFILLSGHPSPLSANRGYWFGNKHFSAVNDILLSKGQAPIKW
- a CDS encoding SDR family oxidoreductase; the protein is MEKILVAGAHGTTGKKIVNLLKESQYFNPIAMVRKEEQKSFFESQGVETVMGDLEEDVSPVFNQSYDKVLFAAGSGGKKVVEVDQEGAKKMIDASKQHNIKKFVMLSSMGADNPSEAEELQDYLKAKHNADEYLKDSGLNYAIVRPGSLTDNELTNKIELAEKLNKRGEISRNDVAQTLVRTLNDDVANKSTFEIIKGDTIIADALNKVAVH
- a CDS encoding substrate-binding domain-containing protein, with translation MTTVRIGGVPEHFNLPWHLAIEDEMFIEQGVHVQWIDFPEGTGAMNKALRDNEIDLAVILTGGIIKDIANGNPSKILQIFVSSPLQWGVHVAGSSTLQSIEELEDKVCAISRYGSGSHVMAHVQAEQRGWNTDELKFKVINTLDGAITALTEGTADYFMWEHFTTKPIVDKGVFKRLGDFPTPWSCFVIAGREDFIAEHYDAINVVLETINTVSADFKNIPSIDRTLANRYEQQLEDIQKWLTMTTWSQEQITNKEIERIQSRLSDLKMIDNKLEASLFKATL
- a CDS encoding isopenicillin N synthase family dioxygenase, encoding MNNIPSVDLADFLSDDPNRKAKFVQEIGSAYEDIGFVSLKNHFLDDQLVDGLYKNVKGFFALPEDTKKKYEIEGGGGQRGYISFGKEHAKGKKEGDLKEFWHFGQEADEDANLAEAYPENIDVAELPEFNEKGMEAYRMLEKTGIYVLRALALYIGLDEFYFDHWANNGNSILRPIHYPPISEEPKGAVRAGAHGDINLITLLMGASAGGLQVLRKDGEWIDAIPNEDELVINVGDMLERHTNNKLRSTIHRVINPPKEEWGTARYSIPFFMHPRSDMKLNCLDECISEEHPKAFEDITAGEFLHQRLVEIGLIKE
- a CDS encoding methyltransferase; translation: MSTDIPLHRPTPITSEKRRGTFERDTDVKRTIRLLEQGKEVLISAFYSDGLTLLKALKVHLDRTMPNDSFEEQRAHREAYHRMSNFIVIEVVNHALAVKKAPSIGWFEKLYPETEDFLLTFPQVQGLNSAWQWYKNGIVIPVLRNKVHPYYGTYFPTRFDHLKLFDNWLKRYEGSKKTAIDVGIGSGVLSLQMVQSGFQKVFGTDTNPNAIIGLKESMGDTKLSRKIELDYAPYFGKFNKPTELIVFNPPWLPSSQKLENIDEAMYYNEDLFPTFFTKAKDALLPDGKLVLIFSNLAKITHLIDTHPIEQELEKGGRFQLEKCLKKKVRKASEETKRDQHWREDEQVELWVLTHKDYVAPE
- a CDS encoding nucleoside phosphorylase; its protein translation is MTIAPSELILNPDGSIYHLNLRPEHLASTIITVGDPDRVDTVTKYFDSVRFTTQKREFKTSTGTYKGKEITVISTGIGTDNIDIVLNELDALVNINLETREINEEHTSLDIVRIGTSGSIQADIPVNSFLMSRYAIGLDALLHFYDSKHVQHPAIQKAFIEHMSWAPEKSDPYAVACDEQLADKFASDKIVDGFTATNIGFYGPQGRVLRLKTTDATMNDKLGTFCFRENVTSKELKVTNLEMETSGIYGLAKLLGHRAVSLNCIIANRANMTFSEQPTEQTEALIQYTLDALTKN
- a CDS encoding translation initiation factor; translated protein: MDLGDQLKNLFPDHTPEKDPIENLDIEDTLWIQNDPLICKYEKRKGKPITIIEGYTGETSDFKILAKEIKVLLGVGGSFKNESIIIQGDYRDRIMSFLKEKGFKTKRVGG
- the ppk1 gene encoding polyphosphate kinase 1, whose translation is MIKLTDENFRHRDLNWLSFNERVLQEAEDVENNPLYERLKFLAIYSTNLDEFFRVRVSQLRQLKRVKKEIRKQLSLKPNKIVKEIKATVHEQQQRFGHTFRKVIIPELEKHHIHILTSKTYTDKHKILADGWYTSTIREHLDVKKVDLGDKNDIFLEDQSLYFYVLFKDTSKVGFVTIPTHKVDRFVHLVKDNDEHYLTFIDDIIHYKMDTIFPDEQIRGIFEVKISRDAELYLDDELDGILADRIYESLKRRHKGQPTRLLYDASMDKDDAKKLRKLLRVGKVDMMPGGRYHNFNDFFQFPDPTENPELHFEKQPLIKHNALERATDYFKVLKERDHLVHFPFMSFHYVERFIEQASEDKDVTEIKISLYRVASESPLTSALLKALDNGKKVFIFIEAKARFDEENNITWGRTFEEKGATVIYSYPRIKVHSKILLVKRKEEGKNRRYIYIGTGNFNAKTSKIYADHGFFSGDKKLGKELNRVFKVLEGDLIVPRNKHLLVSPFTTRRTFEKLINDEIDFAQSGKHAEIKIKMNSFEDKDMIKLLYKASQAGVKITMLVRGFTALIPGVKGLSENIYMTSILDRYLEHGRIYWFNHDGDEQLFMGSADWMTRNLDRRIEVLVPITDTDCRKELKEIFDIQLSDNVKARIQNKEENNAFAKAEKETPKIRSQYAIFDYLKAKHN
- a CDS encoding flavin monoamine oxidase family protein; this encodes MVIIIGAGLSGLLTAYRLQEQGIPYTILEARSRVGGRIHTLYNEKQAPVEMGATWFGDYHTEVVRLLEELDIPRFTQHMDATVFYEPVGSNGAQQVKIPPQAASYRVAGGTSALINAIYNKLDSANVLLNQSVKSIRYINNKVQVLSKDTFEGDVVVLALPPKLWGSHINFEPQLSDNLKQLSLQTHTWMEDSIKVAITYPTPFWKEAQKPSTLFSNIGPVTEFYNHENVEKSKFALCGFVNASYSKLSNEERQKLVVNQLVSVFGASAQDYIAYHECVWSNEPQTHVVSESPLFPHQNNGNPLFRESLWNNSLFISSSESAKEFPGYMDGAISSANETAAKIIKRLDL
- a CDS encoding DUF1835 domain-containing protein, with amino-acid sequence MKKTLHVTNGDSLNDRLLTMKIDGDYAVWREMLCEGKTIVDLASSAFRKTRVSFFKNKYPEQAGDYDEKFGSQLAIIADAHHYEEIILWFEYDLFCHINMLACISFIKSLGYKGSVYLVCSGRVSGEKDLFALSQLSDKQLLIHYKDKVLLNNHDLFIADDLWRLYCGKDPLKLDPKRAKDSNFTYLSNCISAHKERFPSVITGLNTLETNMLRLIRKYNIKTPHQLCGYMLNYQGYYGYGDIQIKKMITRMSPFFTDTEGRLTLTEKANNILDNSYNVFKEMKYPCTLGGASKYEYVYNNDNHQLTKAQ